Genomic window (Allostreptomyces psammosilenae):
GGACGGCAACGACGTCGGCGACCAGTGCTGGGCGTACGACAACGCCACGCTCAGCATGGACGGCCGGGCCGGCGAACTCATCCCGGACGGCACGAACACCTGGCGGCTCAAGGAGGACGACGGCACCCGGGTCGAGCGGCTGACCGACTCGGGCCGCGCCAACGGCGACAACAACGGCGAGTACTGGAAGGTCACCACGCCGGACGGCACGCAGTACTTCTTCGGCTACCACCGCCTCCCCGGATGGGCGTCGGGCAACCCGGTCACCGACTCGACGTGGACCGTCCCGGTGTACGGCAACGACTCCGGTGAGCCGTGCCACGCCGGCACCTTCGCCGACTCCTGGTGCCAGCAGGCGTACCGCTGGAACCTGGACTACGTCGTCGACCCGCACGGCAACGCGATCGCGTACTTCTACCAGAAGGAGACCAACTCCTACGGGCGCTACCTCACCGCGGCCGACGACACCCCGTACGTGCGCGGGGGTGTGCTCAAGGAGATCCAGTACGGCCTGCGTTCCACCACCGTCTACAGCGCCAAGGCGCTGGCCAGGGTGGTCTTCGGCACCGCGCAGCGCTGTCTGCCTGAGACCGGTGTGACCTGCGCGGCGGACACCATCGACGACAAGGCCACCTACTGGTACGACACGCCGTGGGACCTGAACTGCGCCGCCGGGACCGACTGCGACGAGGGACGCTTCTCGCCGACCTTCTGGTCCCGGCACCGGCTGACCACCGTCACCAGCCAGGTGCTGAACACGTCGGGCGGCTTCACCGACGTCGACTCCTGGGCGCTGACGCACCGGTGGGCGACCGGGGACATCGACTACACCCTGCTGCCGACCTCGATCCGGCACACCGGCCGCGCCGCGACGCCGGCGATCACCCTGCCGGCGACGGAGTTCGTCTACGAGCAGGCGCCGAACCGGCTGGACCGGATGGGCGACGGCATCGCGCCGTTCATCAAGCACCGCCTGTCCACCATCACGGACGAGACCGGCGGCCAGACGGACGTGAACTACTCGGCCCCGGCCTGCGACTGGAACGCCCTGCCGACGCCGCAGACCAACACCACCCGGTGCTTCCCGCAGTACTGGACCCCGCCGGGCGCGACGGATCCGGTGCGGGAGTGGTTCAACAAGTACGTCGTCACCGACGTGGTCCAGACCGACCGCACCGGTGGCGCGCCGGAGGCCGTCACCCGGTACACGTACTACGGCGGCGGCGCCTGGCACTTCGACGACGACGACGGCCTGACCGAGCAGAAGTACAAGACGTGGTCGCAGTGGCGCGGCTACGGTCTGGTCCGGGTGCAGACCGGTGGCAACCAGACCATGACCACGCAGACCGACCACTACTTCCTGCGCGGCATGGACGGCGACCGGGCCGGACCGGACGGCGGCACCAAGACCGTCACCGTGGAGGACGGCGAGGGCGGCACCCTGACCGACCACGACGCCCACGCCGGCTTCGAGTACCGCACCCTCACCTACTCCAGGCCCAACGGGGTCGTCCTGGAGAAGACCCTCAACACCCCCTGGCGCCACCGGACCGCCTCCAAGACCCGCGACTGGGGCACCATCGCCGCCCACTTCACCGGCACCGCGACCGCGCGCGCCTTCGTGTCGCTGGACGACGGCGCGGGTGAGCGCTGGCGCGAGACCCGGACCAACACCACCCACGACACGGTGGCCGGCCGGGTCACCCGGATCGCCGACCTCGGCGACGTCGCCACGGCGGACGACGACCGCTGCACGACCACCACCTGGGTCGACAACGCCTCCGCCAACCTGCTGAACCTCGCGTCCCGGCAGCGCTCCTGGACCGGCTCCTGCTCCACCGAGCCCACCGAGGCGGGCCAGGTCATCTCGGACGTGCGGACCGCCTACGACGGGCTCGCGCACGGCGCCGCGCCGGTGCGCGGCGACGCCACCAGCGTGCAGACCATCAGCGATCTGGCCAACGGCACGCCGTCCTACCGCACCGCGACCGCGACCTTCGACGGCTACGGCCGCCAGCTGACCGCGACCGACCACGCGGGCCGCACCACCACCACCGCCTACACCCCCACCACCGGCCGTCCCAGCAAGGTCACCGTCACCACACCCCCCGCCGTGGCCTGGACCGCGAGCACCGCCCAGGTCACCACCACCGAGCACGACCCGGTGCGCGGGATGCCGACCTCGGTCACCGACACCAACGGCAGGGTGACCACCCAGTCCTACGACGCACTCGGCCGGCTCCTGCGGGTGTGGCTGCCCAACCGAGACGTCAAGGGAACCCCCACGTACGAGTACAGCTACCAGGTGGCCGAGGACGCGATCGTCGCCGTCGGCACCACCACCCTCTACGGCACCACGACGAAGACCAGCTACGTCCTCTACGACGGCTTCCTCCGCCCCCGGCAGACCCAGGCACCGGGCCCGGGCGGCGGCCGGCTGCTCACCGACACCCTCTACGACGCCCGCGGCCAGGTCGACCGCACCTACGCGGCCCACCACACCACCGGCGCCCCGGCCCCCGCACTCTTCCTCCCGGACAAGCCCGCGGCGATCGAGTCGCAGACGGCGTTCGCCTACGACGGCCTCGGCCGGGTACTCACCGAGCGCCACTTCGCCGGCAACGGCGAAGGCCTCGCCCCGGACGAGCTGTCCCGCACCACCTACGCCTACGGCGGCGACCGCGTCCACATGACCCCACCGGACGGCGGCACCGCCACCACCACGATCAGCGACGCGCGCGGCAACGCCACCGAGCTGTGGCAGTACCACGGGCCCACCCCGACCGGCGCGCACGACGCCATGACGTACCAGCACAACCCGCGCGGCGAACTGGTCGAGGCCGTCGACCCGGCCGGCAACACCTGGAGCTGGACGTACGACATCCTCGGCCGGCTCACCCGGAGCGTGGACCCCGACGCCGGCACCACCACCCGCACCTACAACAACCGCGACGAACTGGTCACCGTCACCGACGGGCGCGGCCAGACCCTGCACCACACCTACGACAACATCGGCCGCAAGACCGCCGTCCGATCCGGCTCCGCCACCGGACCCCTGCTCGCCACCTGGACCTGGGACACCCTCGCCGAAGGCCAACTGACCTCCTCCACCCGCTACGACCAGGACGGCGCCGCCTACGTCAACCGCGTCAACCTCTACGACACCCTCTACCGACCCGTCTCCACCTCCGTGGTCATCCCACCGGCGGAAGGCGAGGAGGCGCTCGCCGGCACCTACACCAGCGGCACCGCGTACAACACCGACGACACCGTCCAATCCACCGCCTACCCCGCGGTACCGGGTGCGGCCGGTGCCACCGTGCTGCCCGGCGAGGTGATCACCCCGATCTACGACGACATCAAGCGAGTCGTCGGCCTGACCGGGACCGGGAACGTCACCTACGTCGCCGACGTGAAGTACAGCCACACCGGGAAACCGCTCCAGTACACCCTCACCGGCGGCGCCACCAAGGCGACCTGGGTCACCAACTCCTACGAGTGGGGCACCCAGCGCCTGCACGACACCCGCGTGGACCGCGAGGACGTTCCCGGCGTCGACCGCTCCGTCACCTACGCCTACGACGACGCCGGCAACGTGCTGTCCATGGCGGACGTCTCCGCCGGCGGCACCGACACCCAGTGCTTCACCTACGACCACCTGCGCCGGATGACCGAGGCGTGGACCGAGGGCGACACCACCTGCTCGGCCACCCCCAGCACCGCCGTGCTCGGCGGTCCGGCGCCCTACTGGACCAGCCACACCTTCGACGCCGTCGGCAACCGCACCCGGCAGGTCGAGCACGCCACCACCGCCGGCGGCCAGGACACCACGATCACCTACGCCTACCCCGCCCCCGGCGAGGCCCAGCCGCACACGCTGCGGTCCGCCACCACCCGCTGGCCGGACGGCACGACCACCCTGTCCAGCTACGAGTACGACGCGGCCGGCAGCACCACCGCGCGCGTCATCGGCGGCGACGAGCAGACCCTCGCCTGGACGCCGGACGGGCGGGTCGCCTCCGTCACCGGGCCCGAGGGCACCACCTCGTTCCTCTACGACGCCGACGGCAACCGCCTGATCCGCCGCACCGCCACCGAGACCGTCCTCTACCTCGGTGGCACCGAGGTGATCCTGGACCGGACCACCGGGACGGAGGAGGCCCGCCGCTTCTACGACCTCGGCGGCGGCCACACCGCCGTCCGCGCCAGCGATGGCGGCGTCCACCTGCAGATCGCCGACCACAACGGCACCGCCGAGACCAGCGTCGACACCGCCACGCAGCGGCTCACCCAGCGCCGCAGCACCCCCTACGGGGAGCCCCGGGGCGAGCAGCCCACCGCCTGGCCCGACGAGAAGACCTTCGTCGGCGGCACCCAGGACCCCACCGGCCTGATCCACCTCGGCGCCCGCCTCTACGACGCCGACCTCGGACGCTTCATCAGCGCCGACCCGGTGATGGACCTCACCAACCCGCAGCAGATCAACGGCTACGCCTACAGCAACAACAACCCCGTCACCTTCACCGACCCCACCGGGCTGATGCTCGACACCTGCTGGAACGGCGGGTACAGCTGCGAGCAGGACGGCAACGGCAACATCACCGCGACGAAGAACCCGTCCCCCGCGCAGGTGTGCCACCCGCAGTACGGCTGCGGCACCGGCGCCCCGCCGCCCGGCCTGTCCGGCAGCGGTGGTGGAGGCAGCGGTGGCGGAGGCGGCGGCGGTGACGGCGGCGGTGGTGGAGGCGGCGGCGGAGGCGGCGGCTTTCTCGGTGGCCTCGGTGACCTGGCCGGTGACGGGCTCGGCTGGCTCGGCGACCGCGCCGTGGACACCTACGAATGGGCGCGGGACGACGGGATCGACGTAGTCGCCGAGGTCACGGGGGTCAACGACTTCCTGGACTGCGGCACGAGCATCGCCGGCGGCGGCTTCAACGTCATGGCCTGCGGCGGCGCGGCGGCCACCTTCATTCCCGGCGGCCGAGGAGCCGTCACGGGCTTGCGCTACCTGGACGAGGGCATCGACGCGGCCCGCCAGTTGGACGACGTGACCACCTGCGTCACAGGCGGCCGCCGCCACTCCTTCCTCGCCGGCACCGACGTCCTGCTCGCCGACGGCACCCGCAAGGACATCGACGACCTGGAGGTCGGCGACGAGGTCCTGGCCACGGACCCGGAGACGGGCGAGACCCGGGCGCGCAGGGTCGTGGCGACGATCATCACCGACTCCGACAAGGAGTTCACCGAGATCACCGTCGCCACCTCGGGCGGTCCGGCGGAGATCATCGCCACCTCGCACCACCCCTTCTGGGACGAGGCCACCGACACCTGGGTCCACGCCGGCGACCTCGCCGAGGGCGCCGAACTGCGCACCCCGGCAGGCGACACGGTCACCGTCACCGGCGTCCGCACCTACCACGGCACGGCCCGCACCTACGACCTGACGGTCGAGGAACTCCACACGTACTACGTGGCGGCGGGGACGGACCCGGTCCTCGTGCACAACTGCGGGACCGGGCCCCGGGACGGCGCGGGGCTCACGCGCGACGAGTTGATGGCGCGGGCCCAGGCGCTCCGCGACCAGTACGCGAACGACCTGAACAACGGGCCAGCAAGCCGACGTCCGGCAACGGTGACCGCCGGTTACAACACGCAAACCGGGCAGTACGCCGCCGGTGCTTCGAACGGGCGCGGCGTGTGTGCGGAGTGGTGTGTTGTCAATCAGCTTGGAGGGGATCCCGCGCACATCGTGTTCACCTCCGCTATTCGCCCGAGAACGGGGAGGCAGGTTAACATATGCGTCACATGCGAGGCGCAGTTCGGTAGGGGCGCCTTCCAGGAGCCTGGGACCGTATTCGATACGGACGAACTGAGTCAGTACGATTAGTGGCCTGTCGGGAGACGCGCAGGATGGAAAACGAGATCGGTCGGCACGATTGGCCGTCGCTCCAGGGGGTGGCGGGTGACGCCAGGGCGCTCGGTCCGGCGCTCCATGCCCTCCTGGGGGCGGACGGCCGGGAAGCCGCGCTCGACGCGGCGCGCCGCGTCGAGCGGGTCATCGACGGACAGGGACTGCTCTGTGAGGCGTCGGAAGCGGTGGCGAGCTGCCTGGTGCACGGGTTGTGGTCCCGCTCGCAGCACAACGAGGACCTGATCCTCGGCATCCTTTCCGACATCTCGGCGGGCACGGTGGACGACACGGACCCGGAATGCTACGGGCCGGTTTCGGTGGATCGGTGCATGAGTGAGATCTGCCGTGGATTTCCCGCGTATGTCGAGATTCTGGAAAACGGCGTCAAATCGGAATCGCGGAGAGCCTGCATCGATCTCATCCTCATGTGCGGGCTCAGGTGTGAAGAGATGAGGGAAAGGGCGCTCCATCATCTGCGAAGCGTGCTCCGCCTCGATGGGATCGAGGATTTCCAGGCTCTCCTGCAGGCCAGTCTGAAGGAACTCGAAGGCGGGGTGTGAGATACTGGCCGCATCGTCGTTGTCCCCGGGAACTCGTGGTGCGGTGCTTTCGATGGCCGTCCCGCGATGACATTCCCGGGGCATGCGGCAGTGCGGTCGGTCGCCGTCCTCGTACGAGAAGCCCTGGGTCCTCGGCCCCAGGGCTTCTCCGCTTGCCGGCGGGGTTGACGGGGCGGACGTGCCGGTTCTGACACCCAAACGGGCTGAGGAATCCGGCCGTCGGAGCTAGCGTGGCGCGCGTGACCCAAGCTGTTCGCGTGACTGAGAAACCCGGCGCCGGAACCGACACCTACCTGCGCCATCCCCACCTGCACGGCGACCTGATCACCTTCGTCGCCGACGACGACGTCTGGCTGGCCCCACTCGACGGTGGCCGGGCGTGGCGGGTGACCGCCGACCAGGTGTCCGTCTCCCACCCCCGCTTCTCCCCCGACGGCACCCACCTGGCGTGGACCTCCACCCGGGACGGTGCTCCCGAGGTGTACGTGGCCCCGGTCGAGGGCGGGCCGGCGCGGCGGCTCACCCACTGGGGGAGCCGTACCACCGTGGTGCGCGGCTGGACGCCGGACGGGCGGGTGCTGGCGCTGAGCGCGGCCGGCGAGGCGTCGGCGCGGCGCGTGTGGGCGCGGGCGGTGCCGCTGGACGGCGCGCCGGCGGAGCGGCTGCCCTACGGGCCGGTCGGCGCGGTCGCCTGGCAGTCCCCCAAGGCGGCGGGGGAGGGGCCGGCGGCCGTGGCGCTGCTGTCGGCGGGCATGAACCGCGAGGCGGCGTGGTGGAAGCGGTACCGGGGCGGCACCGCCGGGAAGCTGTGGATCGGCGAGCCGGCCGGTCCGCTGGCCCCGACCGAGTTCCGGCGGCTGCTCCCCGAACTGGACGGCCGGGCCAACATCGAGTCGCCGGTGTGGATCGGCGGCCGGCTGGTGTTCCTCAGCGACCACGACGGCATCGGCAACGTCTACTCGGTGCTGCCGGACGGCACCGACCTGCGCCGGCACAGCGACCACACCGAGTTCTACGCCCGTGGGGCGAGCGGGGACGGCGCCCGGGTCGTCTACCACAGCGCCGGTGAGCTGTGGCTGCTGGAGCCGGCCGGCGACGGCGCGCCGGGCGGATTCGCCGAGCCGCGCCGGCTGGCGGTCCGGCTGGGCGGGCCGCGCACCGGGCGGGAGCCCTTCCCGGTGGACGTGCGCCGCCACCTCGGTGACGCCGTCCCGGACCGCACCGGCCGCGGCGCCCTGGTGGAGGTGCGCGGCACCGTGCACTGGACGGCCGCGTGGTTCGGCCCGGCACGCGCGCTGTCCGTGCAGCCGGGCGTACGCGCCCGGCTGCCCCGCCTGCTGGGTGACACCGGCCTGGCGGCCTGGGTGGACGACGCCGAGGGCGAGGACGCGGTGGTGATCGCGCCCACCGGCGACGCCGCCGACGGGACGACGGCGGCCGGGGCGGGCGCCCAGGCCCCGGGCAACGGGACGGAGGACACCGGGGACGGGCGGCAGCGGGCCGGCGGCCCGCGCCGGCTGGCCGCCGGGCGGCTGGGCCGGGTGCTGGAGATGGTCGCCTCCCCGGACGGCGAGCGGATCGCGCTGGCCACCCACGACGGACGGGTGCTGCTGCTCCGGGTGTCCTCCGGCGAGCTGACCGAGCTGGCCCGCAGCGAGCACGGCGACGCGGACGGCCTCACCTTCTCCCCGGACTCCCGCTGGCTGGCCTGGTCCAGCCCCGGCCCGGAGCCGCTGCGCCAGCTCCGCCTGGCCGACCTCGCGAAGGCCGACGAGGGCGACGTCGCCGGCGCCGTCTTCGACGCCACGCCGCTGCGGTTCGCCGACTTCTCCCCGGCCTTCACCCGCGACGGCAAGCACCTCGCCTTCCTCTCCGTGCGCAGCTTCGACCCGGTCTACGACGCGCACGTCTTCGACCTGTCCTTCCCGGCCGGCTGCCGGCCCTTCCTGCTGCCGCTGGCCGCCGAGACGCCCTCGCCCTTCGACCCGCTGCTGCGCGGCCGGGGCTTCGGCGGGGACGACGACCCCTCGGGCGACGACACCGAGGACGACTCCGACACCGGCGACGGCGACAAGAAGACCGAGGACGCCTCCGGCACCGGGGACGGCGCCGCGGACGACGCCGAGAACGGCTCCGGGAGCAACGCCGGCGGCGCGAAGGACGGCGCGAAGGCGGGCGCCAAGAACGGCGGCAGGAACGCCGACCGCGCCCCGCGCACCAGCGTGGACCGCGAGGGGCTGGCCGAGCGGGTCGTCCCCTTCCCCGTGCCCGCCGGCAACCTCGCGGCCCTGCGCGCCGCCAAGGGCGCCGTGCTCTGGCTGCGCGAGCCGGTCGCCGGCGTCCTCGGCGACAACCTCGCCACCCCCGACGACGACGCGCCGGAGACCGTGCTGGAGCGGTTCGACCTCGGCAGCCTGCGCACCGAGGAGCTCCTGGACTCCGTCGACTCCTACGAGGTCACCGGCGACGGCACCCGGCTGCTGGTGCAGGACGGCCACCGGCTGCGGCTGGTCCCGGCCGACCGCAAGCCCTCCCCGGACAGCCCCGAGGACGACGTCCGCCCTGACCTCGACCGCATCCGCTTCGACGTCGACCCGGTCGCCGAGTGGCGGCAGGCGTACGACGAGGCGTGGCGGCTGATGCGCGACCACTTCTGGCACCCCGGCATGGTCGGCCCCGACTGGGAGGCGGTGCGGCGCCGCTACCTGCCGGTGCTGGCCCGGGTCGGTACCCGGGACGAGTTCGTCGACGTCCTGTGGGAGGTCCAGGGCGAACTCAACACCTCGCACGCCTACGTCATGCCGCCCGGCAACGGCCGCGACCCGGCCCGCGCCGTCGGCCTGCTCGGCGCCGACCTGCGGGCGGACGGCGACGGCCGCTGGCGGGTGGAGCGGGTGCTGCCCGGGGAGAGCTCCGACCCGCGGGCGCGCTCCCCGCTGGCCGCGCCCGGCGTGGCCGTACGGGCCGGCGACGAGCTGGTCGCCGTGGACGGCCGCCCGGTCGACCCGCTGACCGGCCCCGCCCCGCTGCTCGCCGGCAAGGCCGGCAAGCCGGTGGAGCTGACCGTGCGGCCGGCCGCCGGCGGGGCGCTCCGGCGGGTCGTGGTGGTGCCGCTGGACAGCGAGGAGTCGCTGCGCTACCAGGACTGGGTGGCGGACCGGCGCCGCTACGTGCACGAGCGCTCCGGCGGCCGGCTCGGCTACCTGCACGTGCCGGACATGGTCGGCGCGGGCTGGGCGCAGCTCCACCGCGACCTGCGGGTGGAGGTGGTCCGCGAGGGCCTGGTGGTGGACGTCCGGGAGAACCGCGGCGGGCACACCTCGCAGCTGGTGGTGGAGAAGCTGGCCCGGCGGATCGTCGGCTGGGACGTGCCCCGGGGCATGCAGCCGGTGAGCTACCCGCAGGACGCGCCGCGCGGCCCGGTGGTCGCGGTGGCCGACGAGTTCTCCGGCTCCGACGGCGACATCGTCACCGCGGCGATCAAGGCGCTGGGCATCGGTCCGGTGGTGGGCACCCGCACCTGGGGCGGCGTCGTCGGCATCGACTCCCGCTACCACCTGGTGGACGGCACCCTGGTGACCCAGCCGCGGTACGCCTTCTGGCTGGACGGCTACGGCTGGGAGGTGGAGAACCACGGCGTGGATCCGGACGTGGAGGTGGTCTGCGCGCCGCAGGACTGGGCCGCCGGGCGGGACCCCCAGCTGGACGAGGCGGTGCGCATCGCCCTGGAGCGGCTGGCGGCCACGCCGGCGCGGACGGCGCCGCCACGCCCGTGATCGCCTGATCCCGCTCGCTACGATCGGTGCGGCCCGCGCGCTTCCGCGCGGGCCGCACGGCTGACACTCACACTCGAGGAGGTCGGGCGGTGGCGGGTGAACCGCAGGCCGACTGCCTGTTCTGCAAGATCGTCGACGGGGAGGTCCCGGCGACCGTCGTGCGCGAGACCGACCACACGGTCGCCTTCCGGGACATAAACCCGCAGGCGCCCACCCACGTGCTGGTGGTCCCGCGCGCGCACTGGCGCAACGCCGGGGAGCTGGCGGCGGGCGACCCGGTCGTCGCGGCGGCGCTGCTGGCCGACGTGGCCGCCGTCGCCGAGGCCGAGGGGCTGGTGGACAGCGGCTACCGGACGGTGTTCAACACCGGCTCGGGCGCCGGCCAGACCGTCTTCCACGTGCACGCCCACGTGCTGGGCGGGCGCGGGCTGAACTGGCCCCCCGGCTGAGCCGCCCGGCCGACCAGCCAGGCCGACCAGCCCGGCCGAGTCGTCCGGCCGGGCCCGCCCGCCACCGCTCGCACCGCCCGCCGCCCGGCCGCCGCACCGGCCGGGCGGCGCCATCCGAAGGAAGACCCTTGCGCGAACTCGTCGTCCTCGGCACGGCCAGCCAGGTGCCCACCCGGCACCGCAACCACAACGGCTACCTGCTGCGCTGGGACGGCGAGGGGCTGCTGTTCGACCCGGGCGAGGGCACCCAGCGGCAGATGCTGCTGGCCGGCGTCCCCGCCACCGCCGTGACCCGGCTGTGCGTCACGCACTTCCACGGCGACCACTGCCTCGGCCTGCCCGGCATGGTGCAGCGCCTCAGCCTGGACCGGGTGCCGCATCCGGTGAGCGCGCACTTCCCGGCGTCCGGCGCGCACTTCTTCGCCCGGATGCGCCACGCCAGCGCCTTCCACGACACGGTCACCATCCTGGAGCGGCCGGCCGAGGGCGAGGCGACCAGCTGGGAGGGCGAGGGGTTCGAGCTGCGCGCGGTACGGCTGTCGCACTCGCTGGAGTCCTACGGCTACCGGCTGCGGGAACCGGACGGTCGCCGCATGCTGCCCGAGCGGCTGGCCGCGCTGGGGATCGCCGGGCCGGCGGTCGGGGAACTGCTGCGGGAGGGGTGGGCGCGCGGCGCGGACGGCCGGGTGGTGCGGCTGGAGGACGCCTCCGAGCGCCGGCCCGGGCAGCGCTTCGCGTTCATCATGGACACCCGGCTGTGCGACGCGGCGTTCGCCCTGGCCGACGGCGCCGACCTGGCCGTGATCGAGTCCACCTTCCTGGAGCGGGACGCACTCCTGGCCGAGCAGCACGGGCACCTCACCGCCCGGCAGGCCGGCCGGATCGCCCGGGAGAGCGGGGTGCGCACCCTGGTGCTCAGCCACTTCTCGCAGCGCTACGCCGACCCCGCCGAGTTCGCCGAGGAGGCCGGCGCGGAGTTCTCCGGGGAACTGGTGGTCGCCGAGGACCTCACCCGGGTACCCGTCCCCCGCCGCCGCCCCTGACCCGCCAACCCCCGGAGGGAACGAGCAGGGTATAGAGCCGGCCCGCAAAGCATTGGACGCCCTGTCGGAGCCTCCCGATACCATGAAGACAGCGCGGCTGACCGGAAGCCGCGCCCGGGCGGCCTGGCGGTCGGCCGGACCACAGAGCACCGGGCACCCGCCCGCCAGCGCAGATCGGGATGAGCAGGCCGTCTCGGCCGACCCATGACTCGTACACCTCAGGCGCGCACCCCCCAGGCACGTTCCTCCC
Coding sequences:
- a CDS encoding polymorphic toxin-type HINT domain-containing protein: MALAAALLMSLLPPTVVAAAPVDGGGGGRPELPASEPALTGRDGAVRPRPDDPTAAPAAAPAAQWPSAGVSTVTVTGTDPALERAVAKDAAASAGGSTAEAGPGSPVSVHPASGGGAGARAAAEAVERVRVEVLDRAAAERAGVDGLLFTLAGTGPGAGGEVAVELDYSAFAQTFGGGYGSRLRLVQLPSCALTTPERPQCRERTPVESVNDAAGRTVTAGAVELPAVPDGVANRSASTASPAASPAVVLAAEADDSGETGDYKATELSSAASWEVGLNSGEFSWSYDMPVPEVPGGLVPAVSVDYSSGSVDGRTSASNNQSSWVGDGFELWPGYIERSYNPCADEGVEKDGNDVGDQCWAYDNATLSMDGRAGELIPDGTNTWRLKEDDGTRVERLTDSGRANGDNNGEYWKVTTPDGTQYFFGYHRLPGWASGNPVTDSTWTVPVYGNDSGEPCHAGTFADSWCQQAYRWNLDYVVDPHGNAIAYFYQKETNSYGRYLTAADDTPYVRGGVLKEIQYGLRSTTVYSAKALARVVFGTAQRCLPETGVTCAADTIDDKATYWYDTPWDLNCAAGTDCDEGRFSPTFWSRHRLTTVTSQVLNTSGGFTDVDSWALTHRWATGDIDYTLLPTSIRHTGRAATPAITLPATEFVYEQAPNRLDRMGDGIAPFIKHRLSTITDETGGQTDVNYSAPACDWNALPTPQTNTTRCFPQYWTPPGATDPVREWFNKYVVTDVVQTDRTGGAPEAVTRYTYYGGGAWHFDDDDGLTEQKYKTWSQWRGYGLVRVQTGGNQTMTTQTDHYFLRGMDGDRAGPDGGTKTVTVEDGEGGTLTDHDAHAGFEYRTLTYSRPNGVVLEKTLNTPWRHRTASKTRDWGTIAAHFTGTATARAFVSLDDGAGERWRETRTNTTHDTVAGRVTRIADLGDVATADDDRCTTTTWVDNASANLLNLASRQRSWTGSCSTEPTEAGQVISDVRTAYDGLAHGAAPVRGDATSVQTISDLANGTPSYRTATATFDGYGRQLTATDHAGRTTTTAYTPTTGRPSKVTVTTPPAVAWTASTAQVTTTEHDPVRGMPTSVTDTNGRVTTQSYDALGRLLRVWLPNRDVKGTPTYEYSYQVAEDAIVAVGTTTLYGTTTKTSYVLYDGFLRPRQTQAPGPGGGRLLTDTLYDARGQVDRTYAAHHTTGAPAPALFLPDKPAAIESQTAFAYDGLGRVLTERHFAGNGEGLAPDELSRTTYAYGGDRVHMTPPDGGTATTTISDARGNATELWQYHGPTPTGAHDAMTYQHNPRGELVEAVDPAGNTWSWTYDILGRLTRSVDPDAGTTTRTYNNRDELVTVTDGRGQTLHHTYDNIGRKTAVRSGSATGPLLATWTWDTLAEGQLTSSTRYDQDGAAYVNRVNLYDTLYRPVSTSVVIPPAEGEEALAGTYTSGTAYNTDDTVQSTAYPAVPGAAGATVLPGEVITPIYDDIKRVVGLTGTGNVTYVADVKYSHTGKPLQYTLTGGATKATWVTNSYEWGTQRLHDTRVDREDVPGVDRSVTYAYDDAGNVLSMADVSAGGTDTQCFTYDHLRRMTEAWTEGDTTCSATPSTAVLGGPAPYWTSHTFDAVGNRTRQVEHATTAGGQDTTITYAYPAPGEAQPHTLRSATTRWPDGTTTLSSYEYDAAGSTTARVIGGDEQTLAWTPDGRVASVTGPEGTTSFLYDADGNRLIRRTATETVLYLGGTEVILDRTTGTEEARRFYDLGGGHTAVRASDGGVHLQIADHNGTAETSVDTATQRLTQRRSTPYGEPRGEQPTAWPDEKTFVGGTQDPTGLIHLGARLYDADLGRFISADPVMDLTNPQQINGYAYSNNNPVTFTDPTGLMLDTCWNGGYSCEQDGNGNITATKNPSPAQVCHPQYGCGTGAPPPGLSGSGGGGSGGGGGGGDGGGGGGGGGGGGFLGGLGDLAGDGLGWLGDRAVDTYEWARDDGIDVVAEVTGVNDFLDCGTSIAGGGFNVMACGGAAATFIPGGRGAVTGLRYLDEGIDAARQLDDVTTCVTGGRRHSFLAGTDVLLADGTRKDIDDLEVGDEVLATDPETGETRARRVVATIITDSDKEFTEITVATSGGPAEIIATSHHPFWDEATDTWVHAGDLAEGAELRTPAGDTVTVTGVRTYHGTARTYDLTVEELHTYYVAAGTDPVLVHNCGTGPRDGAGLTRDELMARAQALRDQYANDLNNGPASRRPATVTAGYNTQTGQYAAGASNGRGVCAEWCVVNQLGGDPAHIVFTSAIRPRTGRQVNICVTCEAQFGRGAFQEPGTVFDTDELSQYD
- a CDS encoding S41 family peptidase, producing the protein MTEKPGAGTDTYLRHPHLHGDLITFVADDDVWLAPLDGGRAWRVTADQVSVSHPRFSPDGTHLAWTSTRDGAPEVYVAPVEGGPARRLTHWGSRTTVVRGWTPDGRVLALSAAGEASARRVWARAVPLDGAPAERLPYGPVGAVAWQSPKAAGEGPAAVALLSAGMNREAAWWKRYRGGTAGKLWIGEPAGPLAPTEFRRLLPELDGRANIESPVWIGGRLVFLSDHDGIGNVYSVLPDGTDLRRHSDHTEFYARGASGDGARVVYHSAGELWLLEPAGDGAPGGFAEPRRLAVRLGGPRTGREPFPVDVRRHLGDAVPDRTGRGALVEVRGTVHWTAAWFGPARALSVQPGVRARLPRLLGDTGLAAWVDDAEGEDAVVIAPTGDAADGTTAAGAGAQAPGNGTEDTGDGRQRAGGPRRLAAGRLGRVLEMVASPDGERIALATHDGRVLLLRVSSGELTELARSEHGDADGLTFSPDSRWLAWSSPGPEPLRQLRLADLAKADEGDVAGAVFDATPLRFADFSPAFTRDGKHLAFLSVRSFDPVYDAHVFDLSFPAGCRPFLLPLAAETPSPFDPLLRGRGFGGDDDPSGDDTEDDSDTGDGDKKTEDASGTGDGAADDAENGSGSNAGGAKDGAKAGAKNGGRNADRAPRTSVDREGLAERVVPFPVPAGNLAALRAAKGAVLWLREPVAGVLGDNLATPDDDAPETVLERFDLGSLRTEELLDSVDSYEVTGDGTRLLVQDGHRLRLVPADRKPSPDSPEDDVRPDLDRIRFDVDPVAEWRQAYDEAWRLMRDHFWHPGMVGPDWEAVRRRYLPVLARVGTRDEFVDVLWEVQGELNTSHAYVMPPGNGRDPARAVGLLGADLRADGDGRWRVERVLPGESSDPRARSPLAAPGVAVRAGDELVAVDGRPVDPLTGPAPLLAGKAGKPVELTVRPAAGGALRRVVVVPLDSEESLRYQDWVADRRRYVHERSGGRLGYLHVPDMVGAGWAQLHRDLRVEVVREGLVVDVRENRGGHTSQLVVEKLARRIVGWDVPRGMQPVSYPQDAPRGPVVAVADEFSGSDGDIVTAAIKALGIGPVVGTRTWGGVVGIDSRYHLVDGTLVTQPRYAFWLDGYGWEVENHGVDPDVEVVCAPQDWAAGRDPQLDEAVRIALERLAATPARTAPPRP
- a CDS encoding histidine triad nucleotide-binding protein yields the protein MAGEPQADCLFCKIVDGEVPATVVRETDHTVAFRDINPQAPTHVLVVPRAHWRNAGELAAGDPVVAAALLADVAAVAEAEGLVDSGYRTVFNTGSGAGQTVFHVHAHVLGGRGLNWPPG